In Mercenaria mercenaria strain notata chromosome 15, MADL_Memer_1, whole genome shotgun sequence, a single genomic region encodes these proteins:
- the LOC128549102 gene encoding uncharacterized protein LOC128549102, with the protein MEFYRWLLLGTICIGFIVVYVYIVHGGIYFGFEFIKPMVDIDLNTSNIFKERQSQSSAPAMPAFVKVSGTKAYLLSAVFKSKLDENNRTGLKGVRNGIVVTGWYAPVNSKPRYGPLSCCFYHENGGISSGPAERRNSFKESERDLFDVLQCVCPIQDSNKGPVTKVSIVEVDDVCTNNTDHYIDAENIPNRKINGTALCAKIMYGSLDAGFLIE; encoded by the exons ATGGAGTTTTACAGATGGTTACTACTAGGGACGATTTGTATAGGCTTTATAGTTGTTTATGTGTACATCGTTCATGGTGGAATCTATTTTGGTTTTGAGTTTATA aagCCAATGGTTGACATCGACttaaatacatcaaatattttcaaagagaGACAAAGTCAAAGCTCTGCCCCTGCGATGCCAGCATTTGTGAAGGTTTCTGGAACAAAGGCTTACCTTCTATCTGCAGTTTTCAAGTCAAAATTAGACGAGAATAATAGAACAGGTTTAAAAGGAGTCAGAAATGGTATTGTTGTAACAGGATGGTATGCACCTGTAAACAGTAAACCTAGGTACGGGCCACTCTCTTGTTGTTTTTATCACGAGAATGGTGGCATTTCTTCGGGACCAGCAGAACGTCGGAACAGTTTTAAAGAATCCGAAAGAGATTTGTTCGATGTTTTACAGTGCGTGTGTCCCATTCAGGATTCCAATAAGGGCCCTGTGACAAAAGTTTCGATTGTTGAGGTCGACGACGTTTGTACTAACAATACTGATCACTATATAGATGCAGAAAATATTCCAAATCGGAAAATAAATGGGACAGCACTATGTGCGAAAATCATGTATGGATCATTAGATGCTGGATTTCTGATAGAATAG